From Mycolicibacterium nivoides, a single genomic window includes:
- a CDS encoding ATP-binding protein, which translates to MCGTPVGARPEASEYKQVTVLFADVVGSMRLAAAVDTERLREIMNDLFNRAAAVVQRYGGTVDKFTGDGLMALFGAPAALEDHALRACIAALEIQTATTVLAADVARRDGAALNLRVGLNSGDVIAGAIGSGGYTAVGHPVGLAQRMESAAPAGGVMCSLSTARLVESAARLGPTDYVTVKGFDEPVAARQLYSVETGSGVLGRGDGVLLGRAAELNRLQEAFDSGDGEFVGLIGEPGLGKSRLVGDFAAAAERQGVRVVVARGEAHASVLAFRMLSLLLHGMFGVDGLSPAAARERVIAQFGGRLPAESPDASVLFEAMGLSDAQAPDLHVAIEGRRRRLVELMATAVRVAAVPTVFVLEDVHWIDAPSDEVLADFVVAIGDVATATVVATYRPEYHGALHRDPSATIRLQPLTASVTACLVGNLLGDDPSLAGLAARIAGVAVGNPYFVEEIVRDLAGRGVLAGSRGNYRMTSNLDRIFVPATVQAALAARIDRLSAHAKQALNAAAVIGADFDTDTLSVLRPDLEADGLPELVSAELIDQTEFFPRQRYCFHHPLVRTVAYESQLNRDRAHAHGRLAAAIERRDPSAADENAALIAAHLEAAGELIAAYRWHMRAGQWIRLRDIPAAREQWEHAQRIADELPPDQAGVADMQVASRALLVSTSLYVGNDVDTASRYREFRDLATRTDNARSLAIGTAGQLWSITVNEENLHEAAALASELHRMAEDAQWDAEATGIVVNAVAFAKLANCELDSGLRAIDLLDVDRTPPTELAPAQALRGVMELCLGQSEQGRRHLREGIELAQADRPMTFTHTVLYAGAAVALGLCHADEFIDALDEAARAADALGDSSGVVCTLWARGTAVLRARPEPSAEAIDALRQALSYIDEHSSMTFIRPTIIADLAADVARKGDRERALTDLRAGFAKYADNGSRFLLGCLGETLVEILVASGSEGERAEARRIVEQWQELRPGIPALDLWWLHSRTLLARAEGDGPGYAELCAQYLALCEKLDARGRIDAAQRMT; encoded by the coding sequence ATGTGCGGGACGCCGGTCGGCGCGCGCCCGGAGGCCAGCGAATACAAACAGGTCACCGTGCTCTTCGCTGACGTCGTCGGGTCGATGAGACTCGCCGCCGCAGTCGATACCGAGCGACTTCGCGAAATCATGAACGATCTGTTCAATCGGGCCGCGGCCGTGGTGCAGCGCTATGGCGGGACCGTGGACAAATTCACCGGCGACGGTCTGATGGCACTGTTCGGTGCGCCGGCCGCGCTGGAGGATCACGCCCTGCGAGCCTGCATCGCGGCCCTGGAGATCCAGACGGCAACCACTGTGCTGGCCGCCGACGTCGCCCGCCGCGATGGGGCCGCCCTGAATCTGCGGGTGGGGCTGAACTCCGGTGACGTCATCGCCGGGGCGATCGGCTCGGGCGGGTACACCGCCGTCGGACACCCCGTCGGCCTGGCGCAGCGCATGGAATCAGCTGCCCCCGCCGGAGGGGTCATGTGCTCACTGTCCACCGCGCGATTGGTCGAGTCCGCCGCGCGGCTCGGACCCACGGATTACGTCACGGTCAAGGGCTTCGACGAGCCGGTGGCGGCGCGGCAGCTGTATTCGGTGGAAACCGGCAGCGGAGTGCTGGGCCGAGGCGACGGCGTCCTGCTGGGCCGTGCGGCGGAACTGAACCGCCTGCAGGAGGCCTTTGACTCAGGGGACGGCGAGTTTGTCGGCCTGATCGGTGAGCCGGGCCTGGGTAAGAGCCGGCTGGTCGGCGATTTCGCCGCGGCCGCTGAACGGCAGGGCGTCCGGGTCGTGGTGGCCAGGGGCGAGGCGCACGCCTCCGTGCTGGCCTTCCGGATGCTGTCGCTGTTGCTGCACGGCATGTTCGGGGTGGACGGGTTGAGCCCTGCCGCCGCACGCGAGCGCGTCATCGCACAATTCGGCGGACGCTTGCCCGCGGAGTCGCCGGATGCGAGCGTGCTGTTCGAGGCCATGGGTCTCAGCGATGCGCAAGCGCCCGATCTGCATGTCGCCATCGAGGGTCGACGACGCCGGCTGGTTGAACTCATGGCCACCGCGGTTCGAGTCGCCGCAGTCCCGACGGTCTTCGTCCTCGAGGATGTGCACTGGATCGACGCGCCCAGCGACGAGGTCCTCGCCGATTTCGTTGTCGCGATCGGCGATGTGGCGACGGCGACGGTCGTCGCGACCTATCGGCCGGAGTATCACGGAGCGTTGCACCGGGATCCGTCAGCGACCATCAGGCTGCAGCCGCTGACGGCGTCCGTCACAGCCTGCCTGGTCGGCAACCTCCTCGGCGACGATCCGTCACTGGCCGGGCTGGCCGCCCGCATCGCCGGGGTCGCCGTCGGGAACCCGTACTTCGTCGAAGAGATCGTCCGCGATCTCGCTGGGCGGGGCGTGTTGGCCGGGAGCCGCGGGAACTATCGGATGACGAGCAATCTCGACCGCATCTTCGTCCCGGCGACGGTTCAGGCCGCCCTGGCGGCACGTATCGACAGGTTGTCGGCACACGCCAAGCAGGCCCTCAATGCGGCTGCGGTGATCGGCGCGGACTTCGACACCGACACCCTGAGTGTGCTGCGGCCGGACCTCGAGGCGGACGGACTGCCCGAGCTGGTCTCCGCAGAACTGATCGATCAGACGGAATTCTTTCCCCGACAACGGTATTGCTTTCATCATCCGCTGGTTCGCACGGTGGCCTACGAGTCGCAGCTGAACCGTGACCGGGCGCATGCCCACGGCCGTCTCGCCGCTGCCATCGAGCGACGTGATCCCTCAGCCGCCGATGAGAATGCTGCGTTGATCGCCGCCCACCTCGAGGCGGCCGGTGAACTCATCGCCGCCTACCGGTGGCATATGCGTGCGGGGCAGTGGATCCGACTGCGGGACATTCCCGCGGCGCGCGAGCAGTGGGAGCATGCCCAGCGCATCGCCGACGAGCTGCCGCCGGATCAGGCCGGGGTGGCCGACATGCAGGTGGCATCTCGTGCGCTGCTGGTGTCGACCTCGCTGTACGTGGGCAACGACGTCGACACGGCTTCGCGGTATCGCGAATTCCGTGATCTCGCAACGCGAACCGACAACGCGAGGTCGCTCGCCATCGGAACCGCCGGGCAGCTGTGGTCGATCACGGTCAACGAGGAGAACCTCCATGAGGCCGCGGCGCTCGCCTCGGAGCTGCACCGGATGGCCGAGGACGCCCAGTGGGACGCCGAGGCCACTGGCATCGTGGTGAACGCGGTCGCCTTCGCGAAGCTGGCCAACTGTGAACTCGACTCGGGCCTGCGGGCCATCGACCTACTTGACGTGGACCGGACACCGCCCACCGAACTCGCTCCCGCGCAGGCGCTGCGCGGTGTCATGGAGTTGTGCCTTGGCCAGTCGGAACAGGGACGACGCCACCTGCGCGAAGGTATCGAGCTGGCTCAGGCGGATCGGCCGATGACCTTCACCCACACTGTGCTGTACGCGGGAGCTGCGGTGGCGCTCGGTCTGTGCCACGCGGACGAGTTCATCGACGCTCTCGACGAGGCGGCACGCGCCGCTGACGCGCTCGGCGACAGCAGCGGCGTCGTCTGCACCCTGTGGGCTCGCGGCACCGCCGTACTGCGCGCGCGGCCCGAGCCGAGTGCCGAAGCGATTGATGCGCTGCGGCAAGCACTTTCGTATATCGACGAGCACAGCTCGATGACGTTCATCAGGCCCACCATCATCGCCGACCTCGCCGCCGACGTGGCCCGCAAGGGAGACCGGGAACGAGCGCTGACCGATCTGCGTGCGGGTTTCGCGAAGTATGCCGACAACGGCTCAAGGTTCCTCCTGGGATGCCTGGGGGAGACACTCGTCGAGATCCTGGTTGCGTCCGGATCCGAGGGCGAGCGGGCCGAAGCCCGGCGAATTGTCGAGCAATGGCAAGAGCTGCGGCCCGGTATCCCGGCGCTGGACCTGTGGTGGTTGCACTCACGGACCTTGCTGGCCCGAGCGGAAGGCGACGGGCCGGGTTATGCCGAATTGTGCGCGCAGTACCTGGCATTGTGCGAAAAGCTCGACGCCCGAGGCAGAATCGACGCCGCCCAGAGGATGACGTAA
- a CDS encoding TIGR04338 family metallohydrolase, producing the protein MSARDGQRARVYAAEQFVRTMFDRAAQHSSRAIDFFGTSLTLPPEAKFGSVDSVQRYVDDVVARVGADPVAVRRRRGVTAAHYELMDGKAVIAVPERDTWALRELVVLHELAHHLSHADPPHGPDFVAAHIELCTAIMGPEVGLVLRMVYAKEGVV; encoded by the coding sequence GTGAGCGCGCGCGACGGCCAGCGGGCCCGCGTCTATGCCGCGGAGCAGTTCGTGCGGACCATGTTCGACCGTGCGGCACAACACAGTTCGCGGGCCATCGACTTCTTCGGCACCTCCCTCACCTTGCCCCCCGAGGCGAAATTCGGGTCGGTGGACTCGGTGCAGCGCTACGTCGACGACGTCGTCGCCCGGGTCGGTGCCGATCCGGTCGCCGTGCGGCGCCGCCGGGGCGTGACCGCGGCACACTACGAGCTGATGGACGGCAAGGCCGTCATCGCCGTGCCCGAGCGCGACACCTGGGCCCTGCGAGAGTTGGTGGTACTGCACGAACTTGCCCACCACCTGAGCCATGCGGACCCGCCGCACGGACCGGATTTCGTCGCCGCCCATATCGAGCTGTGCACGGCGATCATGGGGCCGGAGGTCGGCCTGGTCCTGCGCATGGTCTACGCCAAAGAAGGTGTGGTCTGA
- a CDS encoding DUF2786 domain-containing protein, protein MSDDKMLARIAALLRQAEGTDNLHEAEAFMAAAQRLATATAIDLALARAHSAERTKAQMPVQRTITIGEAGTKGLRTYVQLFVVIGMANDVKCDVASNSTFVYAYGFAEDIDATHALYTSLVLQMVKASESYIASGAHRPTPTITARLNFQLAFGARIGQRLSEAKEEAQREADVADRPGTAIALRDKDIELRSFYRETSQARGTWRAASASAGYSSAARRAGDRAGRHARLGANQEISGARGALEQ, encoded by the coding sequence ATGTCTGACGACAAGATGCTGGCGCGGATCGCCGCACTGCTGCGTCAGGCCGAGGGCACCGACAATCTGCACGAGGCCGAGGCGTTCATGGCCGCCGCCCAGCGGCTGGCCACCGCCACCGCCATCGACCTGGCACTGGCCCGCGCGCATTCGGCCGAGCGGACCAAGGCGCAGATGCCGGTGCAGCGCACCATCACCATCGGCGAGGCCGGCACCAAGGGGCTGCGCACCTATGTGCAGCTGTTCGTGGTGATCGGCATGGCCAACGATGTGAAATGCGATGTCGCGTCCAACTCGACGTTCGTCTACGCGTACGGCTTCGCCGAGGACATCGACGCCACCCACGCGCTCTACACCAGCCTGGTGCTACAGATGGTGAAGGCGTCGGAGAGCTACATCGCCTCGGGCGCGCACCGCCCGACCCCGACCATCACCGCCCGGCTCAACTTCCAGCTGGCCTTCGGAGCCCGGATCGGGCAGCGGCTGTCGGAAGCCAAAGAAGAGGCCCAACGCGAGGCCGATGTGGCCGACCGGCCGGGCACCGCTATCGCCTTGCGGGACAAGGATATCGAGCTGCGCAGCTTCTACCGGGAGACGTCGCAGGCCCGCGGCACCTGGCGGGCTGCCAGCGCGTCGGCCGGATACTCGTCGGCCGCCCGGCGGGCCGGGGACCGCGCCGGTCGCCATGCCCGGCTCGGGGCCAACCAGGAGATCTCCGGCGCACGCGGCGCCCTGGAGCAGTGA
- a CDS encoding alpha/beta hydrolase, which produces MTSTRSEQTFDGVGGVRIVYDVWTPDVAPRGVIVLSHGLGEHAGRYHHVAQRFGQAGLVVYALDHRGHGRSGGKRVYLRDMSEYVGDFHTLVGIATAEYPQLPRIVLGHSMGGGIVFSYGVEYPDEYTAMVLSGPAVAAQASVSSALAVVAKVLGKIAPGLPVENLDADAVSRDPEVVAAYKADPLVWHGKVPAGIARALIIVGETMPQRASALTAPLLVVHGEKDRLVPVEGSHRLVECVASQDVHLKVYPGLFHEVFNEPEKELVLDDVTTWIETHL; this is translated from the coding sequence GTGACCAGCACCCGCAGTGAACAGACCTTCGACGGCGTCGGCGGGGTCCGCATCGTCTACGACGTATGGACGCCCGACGTCGCGCCGCGAGGCGTCATCGTCCTCTCCCACGGCCTGGGCGAACACGCCGGGCGGTACCACCACGTCGCGCAGCGGTTCGGGCAGGCGGGCCTGGTGGTCTACGCCCTGGACCACCGCGGTCACGGCCGCTCCGGCGGCAAGCGGGTGTACCTGCGCGACATGTCCGAGTACGTCGGCGACTTCCACACGCTGGTCGGCATCGCGACCGCCGAGTACCCGCAGCTCCCGCGCATCGTGCTGGGGCACAGCATGGGCGGCGGCATCGTGTTCAGCTACGGCGTCGAATACCCCGACGAATACACCGCGATGGTGCTGTCCGGGCCCGCCGTGGCCGCGCAGGCATCGGTGTCGTCGGCGCTGGCGGTCGTGGCCAAGGTGCTCGGCAAGATCGCCCCCGGGCTGCCCGTGGAGAATCTCGACGCCGACGCGGTGTCCCGCGACCCCGAGGTGGTGGCGGCCTACAAGGCCGACCCGTTGGTGTGGCACGGCAAGGTCCCCGCGGGAATCGCCCGGGCGCTGATCATCGTGGGCGAGACCATGCCGCAGCGGGCCTCGGCCCTCACCGCGCCGCTGCTGGTGGTGCACGGCGAGAAGGACCGCCTGGTGCCCGTCGAGGGCAGCCACCGCCTCGTCGAATGTGTGGCCTCCCAGGACGTCCACCTCAAGGTGTACCCGGGTCTGTTCCACGAGGTGTTCAACGAGCCCGAGAAGGAGCTTGTCCTCGACGACGTGACGACCTGGATCGAGACCCACCTGTGA
- a CDS encoding sigma-70 family RNA polymerase sigma factor, whose protein sequence is MSGVLRKLANVTVLAHRLDDDSPADAFLADAQRYRRELLAHCYRMTGSLHDAEDLVQETYLRAWKAYGGFEGKSSVRTWLYRIATNTCLTALEGRQRRPLPSGLGNPSSSPTDEISEHHEIPWLQPLPDSTDDPADPSTIVGTRDSVRLAFVAALQHLSPRQRAVLVMREVLQWKAAEVAGAIGTSTAAVNSLLQRARAQLDAVGPSQDDAIDPPDSPHAQNLLRDYMAAFEAYDIDKLVELFTAEAVWEMPPFDSWYQGPEAIGDLSRYKCPAEEPGDMRFIATSANGQPAAAMYMLNRETGRHEAFQLHVLEVRPEGISHVVAFMELALFEKFGLPASL, encoded by the coding sequence TTGTCGGGGGTGCTGCGTAAGCTCGCGAATGTGACGGTCCTCGCTCACCGCCTTGACGATGACAGCCCGGCCGATGCGTTCCTGGCCGACGCCCAGCGCTACCGACGTGAGCTGCTGGCGCACTGCTACCGGATGACGGGCTCGCTGCACGATGCCGAGGATCTGGTGCAGGAAACCTACCTGCGCGCCTGGAAGGCCTACGGGGGTTTCGAGGGCAAATCCTCGGTGCGTACCTGGTTGTACCGCATCGCCACCAACACCTGCCTGACGGCGCTGGAGGGCAGGCAACGCCGTCCGCTGCCGTCGGGGTTGGGCAACCCGAGTTCGTCGCCCACCGACGAGATCTCCGAGCACCACGAGATCCCATGGCTGCAGCCCCTGCCGGATTCCACCGACGACCCGGCGGATCCCAGCACCATCGTCGGGACCCGCGATTCGGTGCGGCTCGCGTTCGTCGCAGCCCTGCAGCATCTGTCGCCGCGGCAACGCGCGGTGCTGGTGATGCGCGAGGTGCTGCAGTGGAAGGCCGCCGAGGTCGCCGGGGCGATCGGTACTTCCACGGCAGCCGTCAACAGCCTGTTGCAGCGGGCCAGGGCTCAACTCGACGCGGTGGGCCCCAGCCAGGACGATGCGATCGACCCGCCTGACTCCCCGCACGCCCAGAACCTGCTGCGCGACTACATGGCCGCCTTCGAGGCCTACGACATCGACAAGCTGGTCGAGTTGTTCACGGCCGAGGCTGTCTGGGAGATGCCGCCGTTCGACAGCTGGTACCAGGGACCGGAGGCCATCGGCGATCTGTCCCGGTACAAGTGCCCGGCCGAGGAACCCGGGGACATGCGGTTCATCGCGACGAGCGCCAACGGCCAGCCCGCGGCCGCGATGTACATGCTCAACCGCGAGACGGGCCGGCACGAGGCGTTCCAGCTGCACGTCCTCGAGGTACGTCCCGAGGGCATCTCGCATGTGGTGGCGTTCATGGAGCTGGCCCTGTTCGAGAAGTTCGGGCTGCCCGCCTCACTCTGA
- a CDS encoding VOC family protein, which translates to MTEINASIVPNLWFDREAEQAAHHYIAAFGGNGRVINTIASHPDSPSPQDVPVVVEFELAGQRFVGINGGPQFTFTEAVSLEVRVTGQEQLDQIWAALVEGGEELPCGWLKDKYGLAWQITPTEYYDLLAKGDSEADARLMSAVLSTVGKFDIAKLEAAYKSE; encoded by the coding sequence ATGACCGAGATCAACGCAAGCATCGTCCCGAATCTGTGGTTCGACCGGGAGGCCGAGCAGGCCGCCCACCACTACATCGCCGCTTTCGGCGGCAACGGCCGCGTCATCAACACCATCGCCTCGCATCCCGATTCGCCGTCCCCGCAGGACGTGCCGGTGGTGGTCGAGTTCGAGCTGGCCGGGCAGCGCTTCGTCGGCATCAACGGCGGTCCGCAGTTCACCTTCACCGAGGCCGTCTCGCTGGAAGTGCGCGTCACCGGCCAGGAGCAGCTCGACCAGATCTGGGCCGCGCTGGTCGAGGGTGGCGAGGAGTTGCCCTGCGGCTGGCTCAAGGACAAGTACGGGCTGGCCTGGCAGATCACCCCGACCGAGTACTACGACCTGCTGGCCAAGGGGGATTCCGAGGCCGATGCCCGGTTGATGTCCGCGGTGCTGAGCACCGTCGGCAAGTTCGACATCGCCAAGCTCGAAGCGGCGTACAAGTCAGAGTGA
- a CDS encoding NDMA-dependent alcohol dehydrogenase — protein sequence MKTKGALLWELNSPFQVDEIDLGDPVADEVQIQMHAAGMCHSDYHLTTGATPMALPALGGHEGAGVVTKVGKNVTGIEEGDHVILAFIPACGECPPCLKGFRSLCDRGAVLLGGKAIADGTNRITAGGREVSPMNLLGTFAPYMTVHKDSVVKIDKDIPFETAAIMGCAVPTGFGSATNVADVKPGETVIVVGVGGIGMSALQGAVISGAKHVIAIDPNEWKREQAIKFGATHVYASMAEAIAPVIDTTWGLMADKVIIAVGEMKGEYIEEAMILTAKTGTCVVTGMGSMMDADVKLNLFLFTMLQKTLKGNIFGGGNSHVETPRLTALYKSGLLNIDDMITRTYKLEDINQGYQDMLDGNNIRGVIKFDESDW from the coding sequence ATGAAGACCAAAGGCGCCCTGCTGTGGGAACTCAACTCGCCATTCCAGGTCGACGAGATCGACCTCGGCGACCCCGTCGCCGACGAAGTACAGATCCAGATGCACGCCGCGGGCATGTGCCACTCGGACTACCACCTGACCACCGGTGCCACCCCGATGGCGCTGCCCGCGCTCGGCGGCCATGAGGGCGCCGGCGTCGTCACCAAGGTCGGCAAGAACGTCACCGGCATCGAGGAGGGCGACCACGTCATCCTCGCCTTCATCCCGGCCTGTGGTGAATGCCCGCCGTGTCTGAAGGGCTTCCGCTCGCTGTGTGACCGCGGCGCGGTCCTGCTGGGCGGTAAGGCCATCGCCGACGGCACCAACCGCATCACCGCCGGCGGTCGAGAGGTGTCGCCGATGAACCTGCTCGGCACCTTCGCGCCGTACATGACCGTTCACAAGGATTCCGTCGTCAAGATCGACAAGGACATCCCGTTCGAGACCGCGGCCATCATGGGCTGCGCGGTGCCGACCGGCTTCGGCTCGGCCACCAACGTCGCCGACGTCAAGCCCGGCGAGACCGTCATCGTCGTCGGCGTCGGCGGTATCGGCATGAGCGCCCTGCAGGGCGCGGTCATCTCGGGCGCCAAGCACGTCATCGCGATCGACCCGAACGAGTGGAAGCGCGAGCAGGCCATCAAGTTCGGCGCCACGCACGTCTACGCATCGATGGCCGAAGCCATCGCGCCGGTCATCGACACCACCTGGGGTCTGATGGCGGACAAGGTCATCATCGCCGTGGGCGAGATGAAGGGCGAGTACATCGAAGAGGCGATGATCCTCACCGCCAAGACCGGCACCTGCGTGGTGACGGGCATGGGCTCGATGATGGACGCCGACGTCAAGCTCAACCTGTTCCTGTTCACCATGTTGCAGAAGACGTTGAAGGGCAACATCTTCGGTGGCGGCAACTCGCACGTCGAGACGCCCCGGCTGACGGCGCTGTACAAGTCGGGCCTGCTGAACATCGACGACATGATCACGCGGACCTACAAGCTCGAGGACATCAACCAGGGCTACCAGGACATGCTGGACGGCAACAACATTCGCGGCGTCATCAAGTTCGACGAGTCGGACTGGTAA
- a CDS encoding YkvA family protein: MAGDDRQVVDTWWGNTLLGLGAALLLSWLVLVVALLVVRPRGNLLGEALRILPDLLRLIPRLAADRSLPIGVRVRLALLVVYLALPIDLIPDFIPVLGYADDAIIVTVVLRSVVHHAGLDTVRAHWPGTDDGFDALARLTGLSR; this comes from the coding sequence ATGGCTGGCGATGATCGTCAGGTGGTCGACACCTGGTGGGGTAACACGCTGCTCGGCCTCGGCGCCGCCCTGCTGCTGAGCTGGCTCGTGCTCGTCGTCGCCCTGCTCGTCGTGCGGCCGCGCGGAAACCTGCTCGGTGAGGCGCTGCGGATACTTCCGGACCTGTTGCGGCTGATCCCACGGCTGGCCGCGGACAGATCGTTGCCCATCGGCGTGCGCGTCCGGCTGGCGCTGCTGGTGGTCTATTTGGCGCTGCCCATCGATCTGATCCCCGATTTCATCCCTGTGCTCGGCTACGCCGACGACGCCATCATCGTCACCGTGGTGCTCCGCAGCGTCGTCCACCACGCCGGCCTGGACACCGTCCGGGCGCACTGGCCGGGCACCGACGACGGGTTCGATGCCCTGGCGCGGCTGACCGGGCTGTCCCGCTGA
- a CDS encoding SDR family NAD(P)-dependent oxidoreductase has product MELNGASAIVTGGASGIGAATARQLAAKGARVVVADLQADKGEALAKEIGGAFVSVDVTSTEQIEAAVNKAVELGPLRALVNSAGIGWAQRTIGKDGEFASAHNLDAYKKVLAINLVGTFDCIRLAATAMSRNELTDTGERGAIVNMTSVAAFDGQIGQAAYSSSKGGVVGLTLPVARDLSAVGIRVNTVAPGLIDTPIYGEGEASEAFKAKLGESVLFPHRLGKPDELASMVVELLTNSYMNAEVVRVDGGIRMPPK; this is encoded by the coding sequence GTGGAACTCAACGGAGCAAGCGCCATCGTCACCGGTGGCGCATCAGGTATCGGCGCGGCGACTGCCCGCCAGTTGGCTGCCAAGGGAGCCCGCGTCGTCGTGGCTGACCTGCAGGCGGATAAGGGCGAGGCCCTCGCCAAGGAGATCGGCGGCGCCTTCGTCAGCGTCGACGTCACCAGCACCGAGCAGATCGAGGCCGCGGTCAACAAGGCCGTCGAACTCGGCCCGCTGCGCGCCCTGGTGAACTCGGCCGGCATCGGCTGGGCCCAGCGCACCATCGGCAAGGACGGCGAGTTCGCCTCCGCGCACAACCTGGACGCCTACAAGAAGGTCCTGGCGATCAACCTGGTCGGCACCTTCGACTGCATCCGGCTGGCCGCCACCGCGATGAGCCGCAACGAGCTCACCGACACCGGCGAGCGTGGTGCGATCGTCAACATGACCAGCGTCGCGGCCTTCGACGGCCAGATCGGCCAGGCGGCCTACTCGTCGTCCAAGGGCGGTGTGGTCGGCCTGACCCTGCCCGTGGCCCGCGACCTGTCCGCGGTGGGCATCCGCGTCAACACCGTGGCCCCCGGCCTGATCGACACCCCGATCTACGGCGAGGGCGAGGCCTCCGAGGCGTTCAAGGCCAAGCTGGGTGAGTCGGTGCTGTTCCCGCACCGCCTCGGCAAGCCGGACGAGCTGGCCTCCATGGTCGTCGAGCTGCTGACCAACTCGTACATGAACGCCGAGGTGGTCCGCGTCGACGGCGGCATCCGGATGCCACCCAAGTAA
- a CDS encoding pirin family protein produces MASGTSRVDIRRADDRGASTTDWLQSRHSFSFADYYDPANTHHGLLLVNNDDIVAPGSGFDTHPHRDMEIVTWVLSGQLAHKDSMGNSGVIYPGLAQRMSAGTGVQHSEKNGSSSEPVHFVQMWVLPDTAGVTPSYQQQEIELANTLTPIASGAVAAAVTLHNRDATLYGARLQPGDSVELPRARYLHVFVARGSVTLEGSGPLAEGDAARLTDSGGRVTADTDAEILVWEMNAGLGGA; encoded by the coding sequence ATGGCTTCCGGGACGTCCAGAGTCGATATCCGACGCGCGGACGACCGCGGTGCGAGCACGACCGATTGGCTGCAGTCGCGGCACTCGTTCTCATTCGCCGACTACTACGACCCGGCCAACACCCACCATGGGCTGTTGTTGGTGAACAACGACGACATCGTCGCGCCCGGCTCGGGCTTTGACACCCACCCGCACCGGGACATGGAGATCGTCACGTGGGTGCTGTCGGGCCAGTTGGCGCACAAGGATTCGATGGGCAACTCCGGGGTGATCTACCCGGGCCTGGCCCAGCGGATGTCCGCCGGCACGGGCGTGCAGCATTCCGAGAAGAACGGATCTTCCAGTGAGCCCGTGCATTTCGTGCAGATGTGGGTGCTCCCCGATACCGCCGGGGTGACGCCGAGCTATCAGCAGCAGGAGATAGAGCTGGCCAATACGTTGACGCCGATCGCCTCCGGTGCGGTCGCCGCGGCCGTCACCCTGCACAACCGCGATGCCACGCTGTACGGCGCCCGCCTGCAGCCCGGTGACTCGGTCGAGCTGCCGCGGGCCCGCTACCTCCACGTGTTCGTCGCGCGCGGGTCGGTCACGCTGGAGGGATCCGGGCCGCTGGCCGAGGGTGACGCCGCCCGGCTCACCGATTCGGGCGGACGGGTCACAGCCGATACTGACGCCGAGATCCTGGTCTGGGAGATGAATGCGGGTTTGGGCGGCGCGTAG